From the genome of Trachemys scripta elegans isolate TJP31775 chromosome 2, CAS_Tse_1.0, whole genome shotgun sequence:
TCCATAAAAATAGGGTGATGGATCTGACCAGAAATGAATAGAAAGATCCATACTtcaatttttagcatgctagcttgaatCCTGCAAGCACAAGTCTGACTACTAACAAGCTtggtcccagctgctgtgtagccataccctagAAGCCCTAGTTCTGGACCAGTGGCCCATAATCTATCAACAGCCCTCACAGCTACCTAAAATGATAATTCTGCTatacacagatttattttttggAAGAAGGACATTCTGAACCCCTCAGACACTGATGTGCTTTAACTGGAATGTCTGACTTCTCTGACTTCAGTAATACATTGAACATGCAGGAAAATCAACATTGCTAATTTATCTTAGTTGCCATATACTCTCTACTTGGAACTCACTACTTTTTATAGGTTTTGAAGCCTTCTTTTTGCAGAAGAAAGACACGTCTGGATCACCCATGAATATTTTGATGAAGTGCCAAAGTATACCCAAGCAACATTTTGTATGCCTGTTGGCACTGATATGAAGATAACCAGATTGTCTGTCAAGAGCAATACACAAATTATAGTTTTACCTGCTCACATTCCCTATACCCAGGCTGCCCTGCAAATCTTGCCCATATACTGTAAATAAGGAATAAGAAACAGTGGCAGCTCTTATCCCTATGGTCATTACCTGCTGACATTTTCAGCAGACAGAGCAATCGCTACAGATCTAGATACAGATTTGTGTGCACTAGGCACATTTGATAATCAGTCAAAAGCTGGTATTCAGTCCCATGCTAGAGCACTTTCCATACTTTGCTTCCTGGAGCACAAACTCAGACCTTTGGATTGAATGTAaggcctttttcttttttgcattacCCTTTCTTTCTTGCCAATGGGTAATCAAATCTAATCAAGCTGCTATTAGACCTAGTCTGAATCTGTTCACACCCATGTGTGATAACTACAGGTGAGATTAAGCATTTTACTGTCCAAGGTTTATTATTGAtaatcagattaaaaacaaacactaggCCTCTGTGTTTTCCAAATGTAATCTGTCTGGCCTGCTGACCCTCTGTATTTGCATCTCCAATAGTTTTACTGGTCACACAGTCAGAACTCCTTAAATGGCTACAACAATTACCACCATCTGGTTTTCTATTTATCTTGTCAAATACAGcatgccaaaaaagaaaaaaaaaaaaaagcatgagaaTGTATTCATCTTTTCTACTTATAAAAATACTTACATATTCAGTCTCTTGTTTGGATTCAGAAGAGAAATTCAGTGTATCTGTACTTTGTGAATCATATTCCACTTTGTACCGCTGTGTATTTTTGGCTTGTTCTTTCCTGATGATATCTATTTTGGTGTGATGTGGATGTGATTTGGAATCTGACACCCTGGGAGAGTTAGGGATGGCCTGATTCTCTATGCTACTGGCATTCTGGTCTTCTTCTGAATCACTGGAATTTCcttcaaacaaaataaattcaaCAAAGAAACAAAGTTAATTATTCAGTTAAGCCTAGGAACacaataacttattttaaaagtttctatttttttcttttcttttttattaaaaaacacagAAAGCCTTCAATGTCATAGTGTTCTCTGAGCAGCAATGTCTGTATTTCCTGAACAGAAAGAATTCTAATGTTCTCATGATTGAAATATCTCGTAAACTCTTAGTAATTCTTTTAAACTCTGTCATTCCACTGTCACTACTGGTTGCTACTAATTATACATCTTTCTTTTCTGCTTAATtgtatgaaaaatttcatttatacTTTACATCAATTTGATTTTTTGAATCACTGCTATTTAAACTGAATATACAGCCAATTGCTTCCCTTAATTTGAAGTTTTTTCTCACCAGAAGGGGGCAGATTTGCACTGGGACTTCATCATTTCCAGAGTTTGGATCTGAACCAGAAATCTGTTATCAACTTTACTAATAAAAGACATGcaaaaaattcaaataatttatttctgTCCTAGAACTGATTTTATTATCACTTAGTAACAATAATGAATTCCTGTAATGTCTTATAATGGTTAGTATTCTGTAAGGTAATGTCTCTTCTTTATATCTTCTCCAGGAAGGGAATTAACAAAGAGGTATTACTAAATAGAAGTAATACTACCATGTTGATTTTTATGGTCCTTAATTTTCTCCCACATACTGCAAAAATCTGGTAAGTTAAATTTTACTTAGTTGATAGAGAATTTTCCAATTTGATTCTATTTTTATATGAAACACATTTCAGATTATGAACACAACATTGCCATCCACTCTTCCACAGTATCAAAAAACAGACATCCTGCTTATTTGCTTTTCACTCGGAGTCAgaagagtttaaaaatattttctatctcTATCTACTTTCCATagaagtaaaagaaaagaaagtgccCCAGAATATTGTGCAGGCACAATGTTTCCATATACTTAAGATTATGTgtctatactatactatactatactatactatactatactatactatatgGAACTCTTCCAGTGTAAATGCAGATGCCTGCATTTCCTCtaagatatttttaaagtttatatcTCTTTATCAGTTAAGTCAGACTGCTTGCTGCATTTCAGCCCTCTGGCTGCAGGCCAtcagaacttttttaaaaaaggaaaggaaatcacATTGGAAATGTAAAATGATAACTGATGTTCAGGGCACAGATTACTTTTAATACCGTTGCTTCAATGCTATACTAAAGTTAAAGCATAAATTCTATATTAAAATAGTGCTAAAAGGCTTACTAATAAGCACCAAAGCCAAGAAATTCAGCATTAAGACTGAAAGCCTTCCTAACACATCCCACTGAGTCCAACAATTTTAGCACATATGGCACTAAGGCTCCTGCAATACATAggcacagggaggaggaggagggatcaGAGTTAACATCTTGTGCCAGTGGTTTTGGTGTAGCCACTGCTGGCAGTAGACATAATTGACCAGGAAAATCCAACTCCCAGCGCAAATGGATTAAGGAAGTTTAagtcttaactctgaatttcctggcttttgtgggtTTAACTCAGACTCTCAGCGGTATTTGAACATATTTTTTGTGGTTTAATTtcgtttttttttaagtagtatttttttttctcattctcaATGTTTGGAAGCATTGATACAATAGAACATAATAATCTAGATCTCCTAAATCTAAATTATTTGCCCAATAGCATTTTGCAGCCATTCCAGTTCCATGTACATATAGATTTAGAAAGTATTTTAACAAGCATTATATAACCAACAGATTACAATGGCTACTTCATAGTTTATATAATTAATCATTGCAATCTGTTCTCAAGCAGTTCTCAAATCAGATTTAAGAGCTATGACTACAATTTTTTTATAATGTCAAGACATACTGTATTGCATCAGTTTATTCTATAGAGCTGTTGTCATGTTAGTTACATACCCATTCCTAACACATTCAAAATCATCATGAAAAAAGCACAGGGAgagttgcttttttcttttattaataatattataatAGTCCCTTAAAATGAGAGCTGTATTCATGCCAGAAAGATATAACATGCACTAGAAGTTAGTGGCCTTCTAAATCTGgcattaaaatgacattttaaaatataaatctatATAAAACTTTTTTTAGCACTTGCTGTAACTTAAAAAGGACAAAAACAATTTTACATGGTATTCTACCTATCTGTATATGTGGGAACAGATTTGATCCTATTCTGAGAGTTTGTTGTATGCTAGAATCTGTACTGGAAACTTGGATTTAGGATTGAAACTCTAGTAGTCCCTTAAAGAGGCAGGCACTATGCATGGCATTGGTTCAGCAGATTTCTTCCCTCTTGAAAACTAAGCACTCAACTTGTATTCCCAGGAAGGGGCCTACTTTTCACTTTATACACAGGGGcaaagttcccactgacttcaacaggatttaTGTCTGAATAAGGAGTGCAAGAGTAGAGCTTTAGTATTTTAACTATTTAGGGCTGAAGTTAGTAAGAGACCCGGAACAGAAGTGAGAGTCCAGAAAAATCTACCCCTTCCCTTCCTCATTATATATACAGTTACAAAACAATAATGATAACTGATAATTAGCGTTGCCAATTTGCACCCATTTGTATGGAAAACCCCCTCATCCAGGATTCCTTTTAAACTAGAGTTAACAGCATCAAGCTCTTATGATGAAGGATGTTGCCATACGTTTCAATGAGGTTTAAAACTTCACTCGGCATGTTCTGAACTCTCCCTCTTTCAAGTTGTCACTGCTTGTGAGCAGCACAAAAATAATAAGGTATTTTGTGCTCCTGCAGCACTGGCGGCCACTTCCTCTCACACAGCTAAGGAGAGGCCAGCCAAAGAGTGCCTGCAACCCAAAAGAAAAACTCCACGCTGCTTTAAAAACAACCGTGCCAAACCTTTTAACGTGCTGTCTTATGAAGTAGATGTTACATCCTCGATATTGGTTAATAAACTCTCTACTGAAATTTGTGCAAATATTGATTGTGCTTTCCTGATCTGAACCCCAACTTTTCTTGTTTCTAAACATTGTAAAATGTGCATGCTTACAAAAATTATTCCAACCTTCCCTCCCTCTTAAAGAAACACACTCTAAATGGTTTTACTTACAAGAGAGTACTGGAAAGGTTAGTTTTTACCAATCGTTTATTTGCAAAAGTGTACCCATAATATTCACCTCTTTTAAAACTACCAGCCTctgatgctttttttaaaatagtcaataACTTTCCAACCTGGGAAAATATTTGTCCCATTGTCTATGTACTCCTTTCCTCTTTCTATGAATTTTATAAGCAATTCACTCATTTTTAATATCTCAGCCTGGCAGACCTGCCTCCTCAGTCACCCAGTTCAAAGGGGGAACGACTCcctcatatattttttaaaaagcatcctcACCTCTGTTGCAAGGAAGGATTTTGCAACAGCGGAGATTAAAGAACTTTTCTTTTCCTATCCCTCATCCAAATGATCCTAAACTTGACACACAGCCCTAGATTTGACCACGAGATCAGAAAATACAACCACTTATTTTGAAGAGCAGGAATTACCACGTCAGTCTTAACAGTGCACTAAGGCTGGAGTTTTGTTTAAGAATCCATCCGCTAGGAGTTGGCTGCAATACTTGGGTGGCGCTTAACAGAAACATTTTTGCAGTAAGggagtggttttttgttttgtttttgttttgtttttggtgtgtgcaaactatttttttttttcataaaggcAACTGATTGATAGATTGATTTGCATCAAACTTTTTTTGgaggggcatttttttttttggcattaaacaacacacacacacacacacacacagagtgaacgGCTGGAGCCTGGTCTCCTTACCTGGAACATGTGGTCCTACTCCTTGCAGCAGGAAGGTCCTCAGCTTGCTGCCCGTGGTCACGTTGGTGCAAagccccctgccctccagcagcGCCTGCAGGGGTCTGAGCTCTCCTCGGCGCGGCTGGCAGCTGAGCCCGGCCCCGCAGCGCTCGCTGTAGACCCCGCACGGGCGCCCCTCCTGCAGGGCGCAGGTCAAGCAGCAGCCGCAGCCCGGCTCCCGCACCAGCTCGGAGCACTCGGGCGCCAGCGGCTTGCACTGCTCCAGCGCCCGCGAGTCGCAGGGCTCGCACCGCACCACCGGCCCCACCGCCACCGCCCGCCGGCTCAGCAGCGCCAGCGCTGCCACTGCCCACAGCACGCAGAGCCGCGACACCATAGCAACAAGCGCAgggggggggctggagaggggacgaggagcagtagcagagagagcaggagagggaCAGAGCCGCAGCCACACGCGCACCTAGCCCGGGGCAGAGCCGCCCCCCGCCACAGGAGGGGGGAGTCACAGGCACTCGCCCCCCAACACAGGAGAGGGGAgaccaggacagacccctgccaCGGAGGTTCAGAGCAGAAGGCTCAAGCCCCAACCGCTCGCCCCCCTAACAGAGGAGGCGAGCCCAGGAGGCTAAAGCTACAGTCACCCCCTGTCTGCAGCTGGGACCCGccagcccctcacagcccccccgcccctgcagtaGGAAGAGCAGCTAGCGCCCAAGACGGCTTGTCGCTTCCTCCCCTCCAATAGCTCCCAGATCACTTGGCTTTCACACTGATTTCTTGCCGCAGAcacaaatttgaaaataaaataaattaaaaaaaaatcaacaacaaaaaaatacccaaaccGAGCAAAATGGTCTGGCTGGGAGGAAACGTGGTCCCAAAATGATCAcggaaagaaaggagagcagaggggaaatgaaggagaaaaaataaattaagagaGCAAAGTTCCCTTCTTTTTATTCTCTTTGTTGCCCGCTATTGGCTTCTACTCTCTGTAACTCTGGGCTCCCATCTGTTCTCTCATTCAGCTGAACTTCTTGCCTATATACAACTCCTGCTTAGGACACGCCCCGGACTATGAATAATGAACAACTCTGGCACTCCAGGAGAAGGGGAGTGACTATCGAAATCCAGATTTCGGTTCAGAAAGTACTGTAAGGCGGGGGGGACCCCATCGTTGTGAGTTGAGTTTAAGTGCCCTTCTGAGAAACCCTCTTTGAGGAGATGCGTTGGGACTGACTttgggcagagagagaggctaCATCGTATGCGTTGTGTTTCAAAGAAAAGtgttctccttcccccactccccttgGCACTCTGAGAGGAGACACGAGCAAAGCTAAATGAAAGTGCCCTTTTTGGATTCCTGTCTACAATCCTGTCCACATTGGAGCTGATTGATAGCCCAAGACAACCTGGGAGGCGTGCCTGTTATCACACACAGTCAGGTTTAGGACATACCTTGGACTAGCTTCCATCTCACATGACAGTTGCAACTTCTTGGCAAAATTGGaatatatatttctctctctctctctctctctctctctctctctctctctggcactgGAACACGGTACTTTCGGTGAAGCTGATGTATGAATGTTCCTCCtaagtatcttttaaaaagtgctctCTGAACTCTTAAGACTTTACCTCCTTTGCCAAGACAAAACAGTTTACATAACTACTTCCTTTTCCAATTCTGAAATTCAAAACTGGATTTTGCACATTGAATTTAAACTGTCTTTTAAAAGTGCAATTGCAATTTCTGTTctgcttgggtttttttaaacctcccACTGTGTTTGATTATAACCTTAATCAGGAAAACTTTTAAAGTAGCATAGGCAATGTTTctatatattgtatataaataTGTTACATACTATCGATACTTAGACCCTAATTTGTTTATGTACATATGTATGACCTTTCACTCGTAAACAGTTTTCCTCTTGAGTGAAAATTAATCGCGCTTCCAAATACTGTCTAGCAATACTGTTTCCTGTCATGGAAACGAAATGAACCAGAATACTAATCTGTTTCCAAACCATTTCTTGGCACTGAGATTCCCCTCTCAGTGATTCTTGTCAATCCGTTTGTCTAAATCCAGACAAAAGAGTAAAGGGTTTACTTTATTACCCACTTTATTGCCACCCTACATAGATTGTGTATTCAGAACActgcacatttaaaataaaatgctttcagCATTAAGGTCAACTTTCTAGTTACTCTTCCCTGTTCTTTATTCGGCGCCCATACTTTTCTGCTACAGTCCTAGGTGGCCCTTTTAACAACTTTAAACTAGGTCTGATTTTGTATCCTAAAGAATATGCGTAAGAGATCTTTATTCAagattttaaatttgaaaatgaatttaaagTGTACGGAGAGATTGGTCTGCCTCATTTAATCTCCCCATAATGCACGATGACTTGCAGACTTCTTTGTCCTCCGGCTCATTTTATAAATTCACCAATAGAGGTCGCCGGTTGCCCAGGATTGAGTCAAGGACTGACTAAATTTGATTGAGCCCATTTACAAAGAGGGGATTGATGAACTTGTTCTAAACTGAATGCATTTTGTTTAGAGACTATCTCAGGAAAGCTTTCTGTTCCCTTCCCTCACCCCTACAGTCTTATAGATGGCAAAGTCTGAAAAGCTTTGGGATCATTTTAGGGTTAGTATCAGGAGGACTCACAACATTGCTCAAAGATTAGGTCCAAAAGAAGGATTAGACCTTCCTCTTTTCCATCCCAGCAATAGCACTGCAGGGTAGCACAGTAGATCAAATATGTTTAAAAGCATCATTTTCAGCCACAAACAACTTTTATAGTTTACTGATTTCAAAACTGAAGCAAAAAGGTAAAGGAGacactgagcaaaaaaaaaaatacataatacaAAAATAGCAATTCCCTTCCCTTACCACAAAAACACATATAAATTGTTCTCAAAGTATACACCATTGTGTCTGGAAGTAACTTGTTCTTTATATTGCTTCATGAACATTTCCATCAACCAGCAACGTAATCCCCACTGTCAGTCCACCCTCACCCCTCAATTACAATGATTTGCAATCCTTGTGTACGCTGATattatttatttcactttttactAGGAAATATTTGCAATGCCACcaaataaaagtattttaagaattttttttaaaaactaccttTGGTGAAATTAGCTTATATGCCAATTGAATAATAAAACCTAGGCAACTTGAAGGTTCTACATTTgaacaaaaattaggaaatgcaaaaattaagatTCCATTACTAAAGAACTCACCCACAGGTCAGATTTAGTTCTATTGTGAGTATAGATCCAAGGATATGTAGTTGTACccacttacaccagggctgaatttggcctaacATATATTAAACTAACCATTTATGGGCATCATTCTACACTGATATACACCCAGTGCAATTCCATTGCAACAAATGGGATTGTTTGGATTAgaatcagcacagaatttggctgtAACCAGCAATCAATAATACCACCTGTACACATCAAGGCCACCAATTtagcttccattaaagtcagaaGTCTTGCCAACACACTGATTTAGCTAAATTGATTTAGAAACTAGGCCCTCTTAAATCAATCTAAGAGAGTCTGCACAAGAAAGTTGCACCAATTTAGCTAATTCAGTTTCTAAACCAAATTAAAGCTTATCTGAACTAGAAAGTATAACCCCACGAGAGGacatagttacactggtataaatgtgtttgtaccagtatagcttattccagttTGGGaccaaaataagctatactggtataaggcacctatatactggtataactatgtctacactggggcttttaATGGTATAACGATGTCGACAAAAAAATTCCTCCCCTAGTTGACATAATCATACTgataaaacttttaagtgtagatcagttCTTAATTAAATTGGTGCAATATTGGTGTATGGACAAGGCCAAAGTCAAAACATGCAATGCAGCAAGGTTAATAAATAGGGTCCtaacaaattcacagccatgaaaaactcATCACGGATTGTGAAATCTGGTCccctccatgaaatctggtcttttgtgtacttttatccAATAGCAGCATTTCTTAAATGGGATCTTGACCCAAAAAGGGGTCTCAAGGCTATTGTAgaggggttgcggtattgccatcattacttctgtgctgccttcagagctgggcggctggagagcagcagctggcgGGCAGCACCACCAccggcagcaatgcagaagtaagggtggcgtgGTATGGTgttgccatctttacttctgtgctgctgctggcagcgcactgcattcagagctgggcagcgggAGAGCTGGATGACAATACCGTGATCCCcttacaatagccttgcaacccccttttgggttggcacccctgtttgagaaacactgctgtaggaTAAAACTACAcacaaaaaacagatttcacaggggagaccagaattcacggtccgtgatgcatttttcacggctgtgaatttgGGAGGGCTCTAGTTATGACTGTGACATTTatgaaaatggaccatgaatttggtagggccatgtTTATAAAACTTTATAAAATCCTGAACTATTAAATTGCCATTCCCTTTCCTTTGTTTAAATTTGTAACCTTATTGCATGAATATAACTTTcgcatttaatttcctttgattgtttttattttcaaagacagaaagaaaaaagggggaagagagggaatgagggaaaaCAACACAAGCTATAGTATAGTACTTCACAGTTACAGAGACCTACAGTGAGCATTTAGACGCAGCCGTTAATCAGGAAGATGGGGGTGCACAGCTGCTCCACCCATCAGGAGGAGCATCAGACAGGAACTGTGCCTGAGAGAGTCTCATTTCCTCCTGTACTTCCCACCTGCATGCTCTGGGAGGGCTAAGTACTCTATTGCAGCCCTAAAAAAGATGCATCTTATTTCAGCCCTAAAAAAGATGCATCTTATTTCATCTCTTGCACCCAGCCACTTCTGCTAACGGGCGTCCTGGGTGAACCCACTCATTTCATCTCTTCCCCACCAACTTACTTGCTGGTTGAAGTGGTGCCAGGACTGCATTCTGCATGGAAATTGAAGCCTTGATCTCGGTAGCTCTcatgtggctgcacaaggaggcATCTGTTACTCCTTCTCATTCTACTGTACAGTCACAATAGGGCTAATGACAATCTAGATCACAGTTTTTTGTGCAGTTCCAGTGTACTGCAACTAATTATGCCacataaaatttaatttaaaaaaatgttattgtgCATGCATAAAACCATTTTAAATCACATAAAACTTTGCAATTACTCTTTTCCAGATCTATACAGCAACTCTTCTTCATTGAAATCGACCCTCCTGTAACATTTATTGTATTAAAATCTAGTCATTCTTGAGCT
Proteins encoded in this window:
- the IGFBP3 gene encoding insulin-like growth factor-binding protein 3, translated to MVSRLCVLWAVAALALLSRRAVAVGPVVRCEPCDSRALEQCKPLAPECSELVREPGCGCCLTCALQEGRPCGVYSERCGAGLSCQPRRGELRPLQALLEGRGLCTNVTTGSKLRTFLLQGVGPHVPGNSSDSEEDQNASSIENQAIPNSPRVSDSKSHPHHTKIDIIRKEQAKNTQRYKVEYDSQSTDTLNFSSESKQETEYGPCRREMEDTLNHLKIQNVLSPRGFHIPNCDKKGFYKKKQCRPSKGRKRGYCWCVDKYGQPLPGYDGKGKGDVHCYNLESK